One Argonema galeatum A003/A1 genomic region harbors:
- a CDS encoding S9 family peptidase, whose protein sequence is MQTASVSLEANQLPPLIPREILFGNPERTSPRLSPDGKYLAYIAPDEKNVLQVWLRTVGIEDDRVITADKKRGIRIFFWTYNADRLIYMQDSDGDENFHLFAVNIHSNLVRDLTPFQGVKAQPMGLDPKFPDEMIVGMNLNNPQKFDVYRVNLKNGAVEFDTDNPGNIVSWTADAEFQVRAAIASTPDGGSDFLFRETTDKEWETLRHWGPDEEGGPVSFSADGKTLYIEGNHDANAQRLLALDLSTREESVIAEDPQYDVGGVMIQPITRVIQAVSFYKDKQEWNVLDESIAEDFEAIAKVRPGEFAISSRDLADKNWLVAYLTDNGPVYYYAYNRDRKTSTFLFSNQPKLEGLHLAPMQPVSYEAQDGLTVHGYLTTPPVIPPVDGGTPPVIPPVDGGTPPVIPPVHGGDSSSFIPPVDGGDRGGVPTVLLVHGGPWARDYWGYDSEAQWLANRGYAVLQVNFRGSTGYGKAFLNAGNREWAAKMHDDLIDAVNWLVEKGISDRSKIAIMGGSYGGYATLVGLTFTPDVFACGVDIVGPSNLITLLQTIPPYWEPLKASMYHRIGNMETEEEFLKSRSPLFFIDRIKKPLLIGQGANDPRVKQSESDQIVEAMQKAGLPVEYALYTDEGHGFARPENRLHFFAVAEEFLSKYLGGRFEPMTDIQGHSAVIK, encoded by the coding sequence ATGCAAACTGCATCCGTCTCCCTAGAGGCGAACCAGCTACCGCCGCTAATTCCCCGCGAAATTCTCTTTGGGAATCCCGAACGCACCAGTCCCAGACTTTCGCCGGATGGCAAGTACCTGGCGTATATTGCCCCTGACGAGAAGAATGTCTTGCAGGTGTGGCTGCGAACTGTGGGAATTGAGGACGATCGCGTAATCACCGCCGACAAAAAGCGCGGTATCCGCATTTTCTTCTGGACTTATAACGCCGATCGGCTGATTTATATGCAAGACTCGGACGGCGACGAGAACTTTCACCTGTTCGCGGTCAATATTCACTCAAATCTTGTCCGCGACTTAACGCCATTCCAAGGTGTGAAAGCACAGCCGATGGGACTTGACCCCAAATTCCCAGATGAGATGATTGTGGGGATGAACCTCAACAACCCCCAAAAGTTTGACGTTTACCGCGTCAACCTGAAAAATGGTGCCGTTGAGTTCGATACCGACAACCCAGGTAACATCGTCAGTTGGACAGCTGACGCCGAGTTCCAAGTGCGTGCAGCTATAGCTAGTACGCCTGATGGCGGTTCCGACTTTTTATTCCGGGAAACGACTGACAAAGAGTGGGAAACCCTGCGCCACTGGGGGCCAGATGAGGAAGGCGGGCCAGTCAGCTTCTCGGCTGATGGCAAAACCCTTTATATTGAGGGCAATCACGATGCTAATGCCCAGCGTCTTTTGGCCCTAGACCTCTCGACTCGTGAAGAAAGCGTTATCGCCGAAGATCCCCAATACGATGTCGGCGGCGTAATGATTCAGCCGATAACGCGAGTCATCCAGGCGGTTTCTTTCTACAAAGATAAGCAAGAGTGGAACGTTTTAGATGAAAGTATCGCTGAGGATTTTGAGGCGATCGCAAAAGTGCGTCCTGGAGAGTTCGCCATTTCCAGTCGCGACTTGGCAGACAAAAACTGGCTGGTGGCTTATCTTACCGACAATGGCCCGGTTTACTACTACGCTTACAACCGCGATCGCAAAACCAGCACTTTCCTGTTCAGCAATCAACCCAAACTGGAAGGGTTACACCTAGCGCCAATGCAGCCAGTTTCCTACGAGGCGCAGGACGGCTTGACTGTCCACGGCTACTTGACAACCCCCCCTGTCATCCCCCCTGTGGACGGAGGAACCCCCCCTGTCATCCCCCCTGTGGACGGAGGAACCCCCCCTGTCATCCCCCCCGTCCACGGGGGGGACAGCTCCTCTTTCATCCCCCCTGTGGACGGGGGGGACAGAGGGGGGGTTCCCACAGTCCTACTCGTTCACGGCGGCCCTTGGGCGCGGGATTACTGGGGTTATGATTCCGAGGCGCAATGGTTGGCTAATCGCGGTTATGCGGTGCTGCAAGTGAATTTTCGCGGTTCCACAGGTTACGGCAAAGCATTTTTGAATGCTGGCAATCGCGAATGGGCAGCCAAAATGCACGATGACTTGATTGACGCCGTTAATTGGTTGGTTGAAAAAGGCATTTCCGACCGCAGTAAGATTGCGATTATGGGCGGTTCTTACGGCGGTTATGCAACTTTGGTGGGATTGACTTTCACGCCAGATGTGTTTGCTTGCGGTGTGGATATCGTGGGGCCGAGTAATTTGATTACTCTGTTGCAAACTATCCCGCCTTATTGGGAACCGCTGAAGGCGTCGATGTACCATCGCATCGGAAATATGGAAACGGAAGAGGAGTTTTTGAAGTCGCGATCGCCTTTATTTTTTATCGATCGCATCAAGAAACCTTTGCTAATCGGTCAAGGTGCCAACGACCCACGGGTGAAACAGTCAGAAAGCGATCAAATTGTTGAAGCTATGCAGAAAGCTGGATTGCCGGTGGAATACGCCCTTTATACCGATGAAGGACACGGCTTTGCGCGACCGGAAAATCGCCTGCACTTCTTTGCCGTAGCAGAGGAGTTTCTCTCTAAATACTTAGGCGGTCGGTTTGAACCGATGACAGATATCCAGGGTCATTCTGCTGTGATTAAATAA
- a CDS encoding AbrB/MazE/SpoVT family DNA-binding domain-containing protein: MTYSLQNTNIEMRIFPIRLQEQGQITVPQVVQDNLNLTEGDMLTMLQVGDLVLLTPRQPQVPQLADKIIAIMEDEGVSLTDLVAGVEAERE, translated from the coding sequence GTGACATACTCGTTACAAAACACTAACATTGAGATGAGAATATTCCCCATTCGCCTACAGGAACAAGGACAGATTACCGTTCCGCAGGTTGTACAGGATAACCTCAACTTGACAGAGGGAGATATGCTGACGATGCTCCAAGTAGGCGATCTGGTTTTGCTTACCCCCAGACAGCCCCAAGTTCCTCAACTGGCAGACAAAATTATCGCCATCATGGAAGATGAAGGTGTAAGCTTGACCGATTTGGTGGCTGGGGTAGAAGCAGAACGAGAGTAA
- a CDS encoding tetratricopeptide repeat protein, with protein sequence MKKSMVCVGLTIAVVFISNQLQTSQTLLAQQSDRYSLVRQCKAPINSPEMAIPEQQAAAQEALLACDRALANSPKNSPNLIDILANKAFALQALGRYEEAIATWDRIISIDPNRGANRANVVRELERYSRWYSNRTIQISDSWVKALAEALRLTIVNMKQQNFPVYSDWQLLPKPIANLSRLCTRKVVLPEQFAANPALARSIVECGVRVFLNEEYYQSQNNELQAVRRAAAVFWYGTSDPKIINSLPGRGEFIQKVVNNYQQLRSSPKR encoded by the coding sequence ATGAAAAAATCTATGGTATGTGTTGGTTTAACTATTGCAGTTGTTTTTATTTCCAATCAATTGCAAACTTCTCAAACCTTGCTAGCACAACAAAGCGATCGCTATAGTTTAGTAAGGCAGTGTAAAGCACCAATCAATAGCCCAGAAATGGCTATACCCGAACAGCAAGCAGCAGCACAAGAAGCTTTACTAGCTTGCGATCGCGCATTAGCTAACTCTCCGAAGAATAGCCCTAATTTAATAGATATTTTAGCCAACAAAGCTTTTGCTTTACAAGCGTTGGGCAGATACGAAGAAGCGATCGCTACTTGGGATCGCATAATATCTATAGATCCTAATCGAGGAGCTAATCGAGCCAATGTAGTCAGAGAATTAGAAAGATATTCGAGGTGGTATTCTAATAGAACAATCCAGATTTCTGATTCATGGGTAAAAGCGCTAGCGGAAGCATTACGGCTAACTATAGTGAACATGAAACAGCAAAACTTTCCTGTATATAGTGATTGGCAACTTTTACCGAAACCCATTGCTAACTTGTCTAGACTTTGCACTAGAAAGGTTGTTTTACCAGAGCAATTCGCTGCCAATCCTGCCTTAGCAAGGTCAATAGTGGAGTGTGGAGTGCGCGTATTTCTGAATGAAGAATATTACCAAAGCCAAAATAATGAATTACAGGCTGTTAGGCGTGCTGCTGCCGTATTTTGGTATGGTACATCCGACCCCAAAATCATTAACAGTTTACCTGGACGCGGTGAATTTATCCAAAAAGTAGTTAATAATTACCAACAATTACGCTCTTCTCCTAAGCGTTAG
- a CDS encoding Uma2 family endonuclease → MSQGITSEPILQDIAEDIQFPPGDLWSEEPPLESDLHREQIELLIRLLKWWWRERQDFYVTGNLTVYYSPNQRKSEYFRGPDFFVVLGTEKKDRKSWVVWQEDGKYPHVIVELLSDSTASVDKGLKKQIYQDIFRTLDYFWFDPADLEFKGFHLVEGQYQEIVPNDRGWLWSQQLELYLGIYQNKLRFFTDGGDLVLFPEEEMQQQAEQERQRAEQERQRADRAEQELERLRSQLRDQGIQPESL, encoded by the coding sequence ATGTCTCAAGGCATTACTTCAGAGCCGATTTTGCAAGACATTGCAGAGGATATCCAGTTTCCCCCTGGCGACCTATGGAGTGAGGAACCGCCTTTGGAAAGTGACCTGCATCGCGAACAAATCGAACTGCTGATCCGTTTGCTGAAATGGTGGTGGCGAGAACGTCAAGACTTCTACGTTACTGGCAACCTGACGGTTTATTACAGTCCTAATCAGCGTAAGTCAGAATATTTTCGTGGTCCGGATTTTTTTGTAGTTTTGGGAACCGAAAAAAAAGACCGCAAGAGTTGGGTTGTCTGGCAAGAGGATGGTAAATATCCCCATGTAATTGTAGAGCTTTTATCTGACTCAACGGCATCTGTTGACAAAGGTCTGAAAAAACAAATTTACCAGGATATATTTCGTACCCTGGATTATTTTTGGTTTGACCCAGCAGATCTGGAATTCAAGGGTTTTCATTTGGTAGAAGGTCAATATCAGGAAATTGTACCAAATGACAGGGGGTGGCTGTGGAGTCAACAGCTAGAGTTGTATTTGGGAATTTACCAGAACAAACTGCGATTTTTTACAGATGGGGGTGATTTGGTGCTGTTTCCAGAGGAAGAAATGCAACAACAAGCCGAACAGGAACGCCAACGGGCCGAACAGGAACGCCAACGGGCCGATCGAGCAGAACAAGAGTTGGAAAGGTTGCGATCGCAATTACGCGACCAAGGTATTCAACCGGAAAGTTTATAA
- the acs gene encoding acetate--CoA ligase, whose protein sequence is MSESTIESVLQEKRLFHPSAEFSQKAHIKSLEDYQQLYDRAKADPQKFWAELAEQELEWFQKWDTVLDWQPPFAKWFVNGKINISYNCLDRHLTTWRKNKAALIWEGEPGDTRTLTYAQLHREVCQFANVLKQLGVQKGDRVGIYMPMIPEAAIAMLACARIGAPHKVVFGGFSAEALRDRLIDGQAKLVVTADGGWRKDAIVPLKEQVDKALANGAVPTVTDVVVVKRTGQEIHMESGRDRWWHDLQKGVSADCPAEPMDSEDLLFILYTSGSTGKPKGVVHTTGGYNLYTHITTKWIFDLKDTDVYWCTADIGWITGHSYVLYGPLSNGATSLIYEGAPRASNPGCFWDVIEKHGVTVFYTAPTAIRAFIKAGEQLPNARNLSSLRLLGTVGEPINPEAWMWYHRVIGGERCPIVDTWWQTETGGIMITPLPGAIATKPGSATRPFPGIIADVVDLDGNPVGDNEGGYLSVKYPWPGMMRTLYGDPDRFRRTYWEHIPPKDGQYFYFAGDGARRDEDGYFWVMGRVDDVINVAGHRLGTMEVESALVSHPAVAEAAVVGKPDELKGEDIVAFVTLESTYEASDELNKELKQHVVREIGAIARPGEIRFTDALPKTRSGKIMRRLLRNLASGQEISGDTSTLEDRGVLDKLREGT, encoded by the coding sequence ATGTCTGAATCAACCATAGAATCAGTCCTGCAAGAAAAACGTCTATTCCATCCCTCTGCTGAATTCTCGCAAAAGGCTCATATCAAGAGTTTAGAGGATTATCAGCAACTATACGATCGCGCTAAAGCCGATCCGCAGAAGTTTTGGGCCGAATTGGCAGAACAAGAGTTAGAGTGGTTCCAGAAGTGGGATACTGTGTTAGATTGGCAACCACCTTTTGCTAAGTGGTTCGTCAACGGCAAAATCAATATTTCCTACAACTGTCTGGATAGACACCTCACCACTTGGCGCAAAAATAAGGCGGCTTTAATCTGGGAAGGGGAACCTGGGGACACCCGCACTCTCACTTACGCACAGCTGCACCGGGAAGTTTGTCAGTTTGCCAATGTGCTAAAACAGCTAGGTGTACAAAAAGGCGATCGCGTCGGTATCTATATGCCGATGATACCGGAAGCGGCGATCGCAATGTTAGCCTGTGCCAGAATTGGCGCACCTCACAAGGTTGTGTTTGGGGGTTTCAGCGCCGAGGCGTTGCGCGATCGTCTCATCGACGGACAAGCTAAGCTGGTAGTCACCGCTGATGGGGGTTGGCGCAAAGATGCGATCGTTCCTCTCAAAGAACAAGTAGACAAAGCTTTGGCAAATGGCGCTGTACCAACTGTCACAGATGTCGTCGTTGTCAAGCGTACTGGTCAAGAAATACACATGGAATCGGGGCGCGATCGCTGGTGGCACGACTTGCAAAAAGGTGTCTCCGCCGATTGTCCAGCCGAACCGATGGACAGCGAAGACTTGCTGTTCATCCTCTACACCAGCGGCAGCACCGGCAAACCGAAAGGCGTCGTACACACCACAGGTGGTTACAATCTATACACCCACATCACCACCAAGTGGATTTTCGACCTTAAAGATACCGATGTATATTGGTGTACCGCCGATATCGGTTGGATTACGGGACACAGCTACGTACTTTATGGCCCCTTGTCCAACGGTGCCACCAGTCTGATCTATGAAGGTGCGCCGCGTGCGTCGAATCCCGGTTGTTTTTGGGATGTGATTGAAAAGCACGGCGTCACTGTTTTTTATACCGCGCCTACCGCGATTCGCGCATTCATCAAAGCGGGCGAACAGTTGCCTAACGCCAGAAATTTGTCTTCTCTGCGCTTGCTGGGAACCGTAGGCGAACCGATTAACCCGGAAGCTTGGATGTGGTATCACCGGGTGATTGGTGGGGAACGCTGTCCGATCGTGGATACCTGGTGGCAAACGGAAACTGGCGGGATTATGATTACGCCGCTACCTGGTGCGATCGCGACTAAACCCGGTTCTGCTACCCGTCCCTTCCCCGGAATTATCGCCGATGTTGTCGATTTGGATGGCAACCCGGTTGGGGATAACGAAGGTGGCTATCTATCGGTGAAATATCCTTGGCCGGGGATGATGCGGACATTGTACGGCGATCCCGATCGCTTCCGTCGCACTTATTGGGAACATATTCCGCCCAAAGATGGGCAGTATTTTTACTTTGCCGGGGATGGTGCTAGAAGGGATGAAGATGGCTATTTTTGGGTGATGGGGCGCGTAGATGATGTAATTAATGTTGCCGGACACCGCCTCGGTACGATGGAAGTAGAATCGGCATTGGTGTCTCACCCTGCCGTTGCTGAAGCGGCTGTTGTGGGTAAACCGGATGAACTGAAAGGGGAAGATATTGTTGCTTTTGTTACTTTGGAAAGCACTTATGAAGCAAGTGACGAACTGAACAAAGAACTGAAGCAGCACGTTGTCCGTGAAATTGGTGCGATCGCACGTCCTGGAGAAATTCGCTTTACCGATGCTTTACCGAAAACGCGATCGGGCAAAATCATGCGGCGATTGTTGCGAAATCTGGCTTCCGGTCAAGAAATTTCTGGCGATACTTCTACCTTAGAAGATCGGGGAGTTTTGGATAAGTTGCGAGAAGGAACTTAA
- a CDS encoding pentapeptide repeat-containing protein codes for MADQEFDVASLVSRIEQLEEQQKVVKQYVQKLKRQLDDLTEQFNNRPELQQLEGLRRKILELQQQRDGGVGASGDSHITQSSKSSVTKAAVDTKDELEKINWELEKIDRKLREEHLKQSPPSQANLSVTTSTRTEAVDIQPTSQQAVVSSVNTDDIAPVQDENIGDSTEENQEPVVSAEDFLKRYEEGERDFTGINLAGVDLSGKSLKNVNLNGANLQRVNLSSTDLTNAYLIEVNFSGANLSKANLHSANLFDANLSEAILRETQLYYANLTGANLCGATLSGAKLDLAYLRTANLSAANLTEATLYGANLTTANLNSANLSNANLNSANLTGADLSKAKLTQADLSSANLSGANLTGVSLIGARFDAANLSGANLTGVSRIGVNFQQANLSGQNLSGLNLCGANLSYSNLSGADLTSTDFRGANLSGTNLEKANLKDAKLTGANLENAKLTGAIMPDGTTQE; via the coding sequence ATGGCTGACCAAGAATTTGATGTGGCGTCTTTGGTTTCCCGAATTGAACAACTGGAAGAACAACAAAAGGTTGTCAAGCAATATGTTCAAAAACTGAAACGCCAGCTAGATGATTTGACAGAACAGTTTAATAATCGCCCTGAATTGCAGCAGTTAGAAGGTTTGCGGCGGAAGATTTTGGAGTTGCAACAGCAACGGGATGGGGGTGTTGGTGCAAGCGGCGACTCCCATATTACTCAATCTTCTAAGTCATCGGTAACTAAGGCGGCGGTTGATACTAAGGATGAATTGGAAAAAATTAATTGGGAACTGGAAAAAATTGACCGTAAACTGCGGGAAGAACATCTAAAGCAGTCACCGCCTTCACAGGCTAACTTATCTGTGACAACTTCGACTCGTACTGAGGCTGTGGATATTCAGCCTACAAGTCAACAGGCTGTTGTCAGTTCTGTAAATACCGATGATATCGCACCTGTTCAAGATGAGAATATTGGTGATTCTACTGAGGAAAATCAGGAACCTGTTGTTAGTGCTGAGGACTTTTTGAAGCGATATGAGGAGGGAGAAAGGGATTTTACTGGGATTAATTTAGCTGGAGTTGATTTGAGTGGGAAATCTTTGAAGAACGTTAACTTAAATGGGGCAAACTTGCAACGAGTAAATTTGAGTAGCACAGACCTAACTAATGCTTATTTGATTGAAGTTAACTTTAGTGGTGCTAATCTTAGCAAAGCAAATTTGCACAGTGCAAATTTATTTGATGCGAATCTAAGTGAAGCAATCTTGAGGGAGACACAGTTGTATTATGCTAACTTAACTGGGGCTAACTTATGTGGAGCAACCTTAAGCGGCGCTAAGTTAGATTTGGCTTATCTAAGAACGGCAAATTTAAGTGCCGCAAACCTAACGGAGGCAACTTTATACGGCGCTAATCTAACAACAGCAAACTTAAATAGCGCAAATTTAAGCAATGCTAACCTAAACAGTGCTAACTTAACTGGAGCAGATTTGAGTAAAGCAAAACTCACCCAAGCAGACTTAAGTTCAGCAAACCTAAGCGGCGCTAACTTAACTGGAGTAAGTTTAATTGGGGCTAGATTTGATGCTGCAAACCTAAGCGGCGCTAACTTAACTGGAGTAAGTCGAATTGGGGTTAACTTTCAGCAAGCAAATTTAAGCGGACAAAATTTGAGTGGTCTTAATCTGTGCGGCGCTAATCTTTCCTACAGCAACTTGAGTGGGGCAGATTTAACTTCAACAGATTTTCGTGGGGCAAACTTGAGTGGTACAAACCTAGAAAAAGCTAACTTAAAAGATGCAAAACTGACTGGCGCAAACTTAGAAAATGCAAAGCTGACTGGCGCTATTATGCCTGATGGCACAACTCAGGAGTAG
- a CDS encoding Uma2 family endonuclease has translation MVSTPESKYMSSQEYLDWEEQQPIKYEYINGEVFAMTGGTLPHNSIALNLASDLKSHVRGKGCKVFMADAKLGVSEKGPFHYPDVTVTCDERDKNARKVIYHPCLIVEVLSPSTESFDSPTETLRERGKKFQQYRRISTLREYVLISAEQINVEVFRLNDRGIWELYTYMEREEVYLSSVDFRCALELLYEDVVLESDEEETVGM, from the coding sequence ATGGTATCTACTCCTGAATCTAAATACATGAGTTCCCAAGAATATCTAGATTGGGAAGAACAACAACCTATTAAATACGAATATATCAACGGCGAAGTGTTTGCCATGACTGGGGGAACGCTTCCCCATAATTCGATCGCCCTTAATTTAGCTTCAGATCTAAAATCTCACGTCAGGGGTAAAGGGTGTAAAGTATTTATGGCAGATGCCAAACTGGGTGTATCTGAAAAAGGCCCATTTCACTATCCTGATGTCACAGTAACTTGTGACGAACGAGACAAAAACGCCCGCAAAGTTATTTATCATCCCTGTCTAATTGTCGAGGTTCTTTCTCCTAGTACGGAAAGTTTCGATTCTCCTACGGAGACGCTACGCGAACGTGGTAAGAAATTCCAACAATATCGTCGCATTTCCACTCTCAGAGAATATGTTTTAATCAGTGCAGAACAGATAAATGTTGAAGTTTTTAGATTAAACGATCGAGGAATTTGGGAACTTTATACTTATATGGAACGAGAGGAAGTTTATTTAAGTAGTGTTGATTTTCGGTGTGCGCTCGAACTTTTGTATGAGGATGTCGTGCTAGAATCTGACGAAGAAGAAACAGTAGGTATGTAG
- a CDS encoding Rieske 2Fe-2S domain-containing protein, with translation MTSEFNFFQHWYPLSPIEDLDPNLPTAVTVLGLPLVIWKPKSSETYRVFLDRCPHRLAPLSEGRVDEKTGNLMCSYHGWEFDAEGICTRIPQAENPELVIEKQKYLCATALPTRQEQDLLWVWPDVNSTALASTVPLPLSPQVDTSKGFVWSSFVRDLEYDWQTLVENVADPSHVAFAHHGIQGNREKATPIPIKIEESNPDLIKATTPLGSITFEPPCRLEYAIKFGETKQVGLVTYCIPISPGKSRIVGQFPRNFAKRVLQLTPRWWDHINNRNAVLDGDMILLQQQEYFLQQKQQKENWQTAYKLPTSADRLVIEFRKWFDKYCDGKLPWEEVGITVKEKQEISNNRQFVLDRYRQHTQHCDSCRTAVLKIKRIKIALLGYVAITVPVVAVFPDAVRLKFGLPLIVVALLSLGVYSWLKFWLEPKFYFVDYVHAKR, from the coding sequence ATGACATCAGAGTTCAACTTCTTCCAACATTGGTATCCGCTTTCACCTATCGAAGACCTCGACCCAAATCTACCAACGGCAGTAACTGTTTTAGGACTGCCTTTGGTAATCTGGAAGCCCAAGTCATCCGAGACATACCGTGTATTTTTAGATCGATGTCCCCATCGCTTAGCGCCTTTGAGTGAGGGGCGTGTGGATGAAAAAACGGGTAATTTAATGTGCAGCTATCACGGTTGGGAATTTGATGCCGAAGGAATTTGTACTCGTATTCCCCAAGCAGAAAATCCCGAATTGGTTATTGAAAAGCAAAAATATCTCTGTGCAACGGCGCTACCAACTCGTCAGGAGCAAGATTTACTTTGGGTATGGCCAGATGTTAATTCAACCGCACTAGCTAGTACCGTTCCGTTACCATTATCCCCTCAAGTAGATACAAGTAAAGGGTTTGTTTGGTCTTCGTTTGTGCGAGATTTGGAGTATGATTGGCAAACGTTAGTTGAGAATGTAGCTGACCCCAGTCATGTCGCTTTTGCTCATCACGGAATTCAGGGAAATCGAGAAAAAGCTACACCAATTCCTATTAAAATTGAGGAATCAAATCCTGATTTAATTAAAGCAACAACACCTTTAGGTTCAATTACATTTGAACCGCCTTGTCGCTTGGAATATGCAATTAAATTTGGTGAAACAAAGCAGGTTGGGCTAGTTACTTATTGTATACCTATATCTCCCGGTAAATCCAGAATAGTTGGACAGTTTCCGCGTAATTTTGCCAAAAGGGTTCTTCAGTTAACTCCCCGTTGGTGGGATCATATTAACAACCGGAATGCGGTATTAGATGGAGATATGATTTTACTTCAACAGCAAGAGTACTTTCTCCAACAAAAGCAACAAAAAGAAAATTGGCAAACTGCATATAAATTACCGACAAGTGCTGACCGTTTGGTAATCGAGTTTCGCAAGTGGTTCGATAAGTATTGCGATGGAAAGTTACCTTGGGAAGAAGTGGGAATCACTGTTAAAGAAAAACAGGAAATCTCCAACAATCGTCAGTTTGTGCTAGACAGATATAGACAGCATACTCAGCATTGCGATAGCTGTCGAACAGCGGTTTTAAAGATAAAGCGGATCAAAATAGCGCTGTTAGGATATGTGGCTATTACTGTTCCCGTTGTGGCTGTTTTCCCAGATGCAGTTAGACTGAAGTTTGGTCTGCCTTTGATAGTGGTAGCTTTGTTGAGTTTAGGGGTTTATAGTTGGCTGAAATTTTGGTTGGAACCGAAGTTTTATTTTGTGGATTACGTACACGCAAAAAGGTAG
- a CDS encoding ChaB family protein, which translates to MPYQQIEELPDSVKNHLPKHAQEIFLAAFNNGTEEYDEEETAFKVAWGAVKYKYEKGEDGNWHKKPQ; encoded by the coding sequence ATGCCATATCAACAAATTGAAGAGTTACCAGACTCGGTAAAAAATCACTTACCCAAACACGCCCAAGAAATTTTTCTAGCGGCCTTTAATAATGGTACTGAAGAGTACGACGAGGAAGAAACTGCTTTTAAAGTTGCCTGGGGTGCCGTAAAGTACAAATATGAAAAAGGCGAGGATGGGAACTGGCACAAGAAACCGCAGTAA